From one Ignavibacteria bacterium genomic stretch:
- a CDS encoding UbiA family prenyltransferase, protein MTTLLRQLRIHQWVKNLLLAVPLLLSHDLQDSTAWIRLFLAISSFSLLASAVYTVNDLADRKNDQQHPYKKNRPIASGLLSVPSAFRLVMVLVLLSLLLAWFVGSVQFVNYLALYAAVTTLYSVWARSIVMLDVVVLSMLYSLRLLAGGAVVAVVLSPWLLAFSLFLFLSLALLKRYTELRDVTETTTEAASSGRGYQASDASLVLVLGPSIGFMAVLVFVLYVHSPNVASLYNHPDRLWALAPVLLYWIGHVWMSAHRGLVHEDPVIYALKDKNSYIVLAVAVMILVVASL, encoded by the coding sequence ATGACAACGCTGTTACGCCAGCTTCGGATTCACCAGTGGGTAAAGAATTTGCTTCTTGCCGTGCCATTGCTTTTATCACATGACCTGCAGGATTCCACCGCATGGATCAGGCTGTTTTTGGCTATTTCCAGCTTTTCGCTTCTTGCCAGTGCGGTGTACACTGTGAATGACTTGGCTGACAGGAAGAACGATCAGCAGCACCCATATAAAAAGAACAGGCCGATCGCTTCGGGTCTGTTATCCGTTCCGTCAGCTTTCCGACTTGTGATGGTGCTCGTGCTTCTTTCGTTACTCCTGGCATGGTTTGTTGGCTCTGTACAGTTCGTTAATTACCTGGCCCTCTATGCCGCAGTAACAACGTTGTACAGTGTATGGGCACGCAGTATTGTCATGCTTGATGTGGTTGTGCTAAGCATGCTGTATTCATTACGTCTGCTTGCCGGTGGTGCCGTGGTCGCGGTTGTTCTGTCGCCCTGGCTGCTTGCATTTTCGTTGTTTCTGTTTCTGAGCCTGGCGCTCCTGAAGCGGTACACTGAATTACGCGACGTTACTGAAACAACAACCGAGGCTGCATCCAGCGGACGTGGCTATCAGGCGTCCGACGCATCACTTGTCCTTGTTCTCGGCCCCAGCATTGGCTTTATGGCGGTACTTGTTTTTGTATTGTACGTGCACAGTCCGAACGTTGCGTCGCTCTACAACCATCCCGACAGGCTTTGGGCACTTGCACCGGTTTTGCTGTATTGGATAGGTCACGTGTGGATGTCGGCTCATCGCGGTCTTGTTCACGAAGATCCGGTAATCTATGCGCTAAAAGATAAAAATAGTTATATCGTGCTTGCTGTGGCCGTCATGATCCTGGTGGTTGCTTCACTATGA
- a CDS encoding leucine-rich repeat domain-containing protein, protein MTRSMLVLSGLFAVISISFAQPSGLRQARPVHPDGMRPIRVPGMPVRTVDEAVKNPEAVVRLDLSGQTGFTDLSFLGQLVNLQHLRLVGCGLTEIPASLERCVALEILDLRNNRITKVPAILSKLPKLKVIILSDNDGGFASIPELAALERLTLDRCRLERIPSGIGACRQLKEITLDDNSLGRIDPDIAQLDKLESISVAHNRLTEYPSILTGIESLKNINVSFNHIDSLRATDFNKPGLQELVIAGNGLTALPARMDNPDLLSLNADTNQITAIPASIAACSKLVRLSMAHNRIRSLPREIGQCKQLQLIDVSGNDLLDLPVSELVDLPVLQTLKIARNPQAPDSPDVVPNIRR, encoded by the coding sequence ATGACACGAAGCATGCTTGTCCTTTCCGGACTCTTTGCGGTAATCAGCATATCATTTGCACAGCCATCCGGCCTGCGTCAGGCGCGACCGGTGCATCCTGATGGAATGCGTCCCATCAGGGTCCCGGGAATGCCGGTTCGTACTGTTGACGAAGCCGTCAAAAACCCCGAAGCAGTAGTTCGGCTTGACTTATCAGGACAGACAGGTTTTACGGACTTGTCGTTTCTGGGTCAACTGGTAAATCTGCAGCATCTGCGTTTAGTGGGGTGTGGGCTTACCGAAATACCCGCATCACTTGAACGGTGCGTGGCTTTGGAAATTCTGGATCTTCGAAATAACCGAATTACAAAAGTTCCTGCCATATTATCAAAACTGCCGAAGCTAAAGGTGATCATACTCTCCGACAACGACGGTGGATTTGCAAGCATACCGGAACTTGCAGCTTTAGAGAGGCTGACGCTTGATCGGTGTCGGCTTGAACGAATACCATCCGGAATCGGAGCCTGCAGACAGCTTAAGGAAATCACCCTTGACGACAATTCGCTTGGTCGGATTGATCCTGATATTGCGCAGTTGGACAAGCTGGAAAGTATTTCGGTTGCTCACAACCGGCTAACGGAGTATCCATCGATCCTAACGGGAATTGAATCGCTAAAAAACATTAATGTCAGTTTTAATCACATTGACAGTTTACGTGCCACTGATTTTAACAAGCCCGGTTTGCAGGAACTGGTGATTGCCGGGAACGGGTTAACCGCACTGCCTGCCAGGATGGACAATCCGGATTTGCTGAGTCTGAATGCCGACACGAATCAGATTACGGCTATCCCTGCGTCAATCGCAGCGTGCAGTAAACTCGTCCGGCTGAGTATGGCTCATAACCGAATCCGGAGTCTGCCCCGCGAGATCGGGCAATGCAAACAGCTACAGTTGATCGACGTTTCGGGTAATGACCTCCTGGATTTACCGGTTTCTGAGCTTGTGGACCTGCCGGTACTTCAGACGCTTAAAATAGCCCGAAATCCGCAGGCTCCTGACTCTCCGGATGTGGTGCCAAACATTCGCAGATAA
- a CDS encoding DUF1957 domain-containing protein encodes MICIVLHTHLPYVLHHGNWPHGSDWLCEAVAECYLPLLMMCNTLSAEGIIPGLTFDISPVLCEQLAHPDFPKVFHTYCTEHAKLAEGDRKKFTDEGAQDFAELAGVWSEWYVTKWEQFQSTFNSDIIGAFRSLQDRGLVEIITCGATHGYLPLLAEDSSVEQQIGMAVENYQRHFQRAPRGIWLPECAYRPAYSWRTYLPVAPYSIARPRKGVEQFLQQYHLRYFVTDEGALTSAIPLGVRDSNNLRVAYHDTYGRIRQQLDERSVMDVFLVSGENHRESAAVFTRHRRIALQVWSGESGYPGDPDYLDFHKKYYRSALRYWRVTDNKADMQWKQPYVPEWAENKARQHAAHFCEILEVTLRHRMMDTGETGPPPTICLPFDTELFGHWWFEGPLFLEHLLREIHTSPILRTTTLGMQYDALQPRCEIALPESSWGRNGNHEVWMNPDVQWTWEREYLLEHRMQMLLTKHSAPGWDSTMLRFVRNAFRQMLLAQASDWQFLISTFASREYAEARFHSHASDALKLCDAAERYATNGSVTVHDEQLCSACEERDGIFIHELEQFFTRQGVTVQ; translated from the coding sequence GTGATTTGCATTGTACTCCATACACATTTGCCATACGTGCTGCACCACGGTAACTGGCCCCACGGCAGTGACTGGCTCTGTGAAGCAGTAGCCGAGTGCTACCTGCCGCTGCTGATGATGTGTAATACACTGTCGGCCGAAGGGATTATTCCCGGACTTACATTCGACATTTCACCGGTACTCTGCGAACAGCTGGCACACCCCGATTTCCCGAAGGTGTTTCATACGTACTGTACTGAACACGCCAAACTAGCCGAGGGCGATCGAAAGAAATTTACTGATGAAGGGGCTCAGGATTTTGCTGAGCTTGCAGGCGTTTGGTCAGAATGGTACGTAACCAAATGGGAGCAGTTCCAATCAACATTTAATTCGGATATCATCGGTGCATTCCGGAGTTTGCAGGACCGTGGTCTGGTTGAAATTATTACCTGCGGTGCTACTCATGGTTATCTTCCACTGCTGGCCGAAGACAGTAGTGTAGAACAACAGATTGGAATGGCCGTCGAAAATTATCAGCGTCATTTTCAGCGTGCACCACGCGGGATTTGGCTTCCGGAGTGTGCCTACCGGCCGGCATATTCATGGCGTACCTATCTGCCGGTAGCCCCGTACAGCATTGCACGCCCGCGTAAAGGTGTAGAGCAGTTCCTGCAACAGTACCATCTACGGTATTTTGTTACGGACGAAGGGGCTCTTACCTCGGCAATTCCGCTGGGTGTCCGTGATTCCAATAACCTTCGGGTTGCTTATCATGATACCTATGGACGTATCAGACAGCAGCTGGACGAGCGTTCAGTGATGGACGTGTTCCTGGTGAGTGGTGAGAACCACAGGGAATCGGCTGCTGTTTTTACCAGGCACCGCCGTATTGCCCTGCAGGTGTGGAGTGGCGAATCAGGCTATCCGGGTGATCCGGATTATCTTGATTTTCATAAAAAGTATTATCGATCAGCACTGAGGTATTGGCGTGTTACCGATAACAAGGCCGATATGCAGTGGAAACAACCGTACGTTCCCGAGTGGGCCGAAAACAAGGCAAGGCAGCACGCTGCACACTTTTGTGAGATTCTGGAAGTAACGCTCCGACATCGGATGATGGACACAGGAGAGACCGGGCCGCCACCAACAATATGTCTGCCATTCGATACGGAACTGTTCGGACACTGGTGGTTCGAGGGACCATTGTTCCTGGAACATCTGCTCCGTGAAATCCATACGTCGCCGATACTCCGCACAACCACCCTGGGCATGCAGTATGATGCGCTGCAGCCTCGGTGTGAGATAGCCCTGCCCGAAAGTTCATGGGGTCGAAACGGAAACCACGAGGTATGGATGAACCCGGATGTTCAGTGGACGTGGGAACGTGAGTATCTGTTGGAGCACCGAATGCAAATGCTGCTCACCAAGCACAGTGCTCCCGGCTGGGATTCAACCATGCTGAGGTTTGTACGTAACGCATTTCGGCAAATGCTTCTGGCTCAGGCCTCAGACTGGCAGTTTCTGATAAGCACCTTTGCGTCGAGGGAATACGCTGAAGCACGTTTCCACAGTCATGCGTCGGACGCACTAAAGCTGTGTGATGCGGCAGAGCGCTATGCAACCAATGGCTCGGTTACCGTACACGATGAGCAACTCTGTTCGGCATGTGAAGAGCGTGACGGGATCTTTATTCACGAATTAGAGCAGTTCTTTACACGACAGGGCGTTACTGTACAATGA
- a CDS encoding FAD-binding oxidoreductase gives MSRVASWGHFPEPHPASYVTLKNDTEACEQLEQATAPVMIRGLGRSYGDVCLNSGGTVAWNRQLNVIEHFDADRGVVTVQAGVSLDEILTRVLPHGWCVPVLPGTRHVTVGGAIANDVHGKNHWHRGSFCCFVDEIIIIHNGRVQTCSRSENPGLFYATIGGIGLTGCILRATLRLLRVGSAYLNTRTVPCRSTADAVDMLAEADAIHEYSVAWIDSFSGRGLCSVGDHCADGEYERRRQRTLTMPRIARIGNSPLNVRLFNRAYYAMMAAPKQHRLAMNSFFFPLDVVRKWYRFYGKQGLIQYQFVVPHNAGVAITTQVSELLGRAGHTSYLTVLKRFGSVASGGLLSFPMGGLTVAMDLPVRSASLFEVLDLCDTIVADAGGRVYIAKDARMSSSAFYRMYGSKLHELLTYRDKRYSNSFWRRVWREA, from the coding sequence ATGAGCAGGGTTGCGTCATGGGGACATTTCCCTGAGCCCCATCCGGCATCGTACGTAACTCTGAAGAACGATACGGAGGCCTGTGAGCAGTTGGAACAGGCAACGGCACCGGTGATGATTCGCGGGCTTGGACGCTCGTACGGCGATGTTTGTTTGAATTCCGGCGGTACCGTTGCCTGGAATAGACAATTAAACGTTATCGAGCATTTCGATGCAGACCGTGGGGTCGTAACGGTGCAGGCAGGTGTTTCACTTGATGAAATTCTGACCCGCGTTTTGCCGCATGGATGGTGCGTTCCGGTACTTCCTGGTACAAGGCATGTAACTGTAGGTGGTGCTATTGCAAACGATGTGCACGGCAAGAACCATTGGCACCGGGGGTCATTCTGCTGTTTTGTGGACGAGATCATCATTATTCATAACGGTAGAGTTCAAACCTGCAGCCGGTCCGAAAACCCCGGACTGTTCTATGCAACTATCGGTGGTATCGGGCTTACGGGCTGTATCCTTCGTGCCACGCTCCGGTTGCTTCGGGTGGGCTCGGCATATCTGAATACCCGCACCGTACCTTGCCGTAGCACCGCCGATGCTGTAGATATGCTGGCTGAGGCAGACGCTATCCATGAGTATTCGGTTGCATGGATTGACAGCTTTTCCGGACGTGGACTGTGCAGCGTGGGCGATCATTGTGCCGACGGAGAGTATGAGCGACGGAGACAGCGTACGCTGACTATGCCACGGATTGCGCGCATTGGTAATTCACCGTTAAATGTACGATTGTTTAACAGGGCGTATTATGCTATGATGGCTGCCCCAAAACAACATCGGTTGGCGATGAATTCGTTTTTCTTCCCGCTAGATGTTGTACGAAAATGGTACCGGTTTTACGGCAAACAGGGGTTGATTCAGTATCAGTTTGTGGTGCCTCATAACGCCGGAGTTGCGATAACCACGCAGGTTAGCGAGTTGCTCGGCAGGGCAGGGCACACCTCGTATCTTACGGTACTGAAACGGTTTGGGTCGGTGGCATCAGGTGGCCTGCTATCGTTCCCAATGGGCGGGCTCACCGTTGCGATGGATTTACCTGTCCGCAGCGCATCATTGTTTGAAGTGCTTGACCTTTGTGATACCATTGTAGCTGATGCAGGTGGCAGGGTATATATTGCCAAGGATGCCCGAATGAGCTCATCTGCCTTCTACCGAATGTATGGTAGTAAATTACATGAATTACTGACATATCGCGATAAGCGGTATTCAAACTCATTCTGGCGTCGAGTATGGAGGGAAGCTTAA